The following is a genomic window from Clostridium sp..
TTGAAGGGTTTGTCAATTTTATAAGTATCCCTTACAAAATCCGACAAAATATCACTTCCGTAAACTGCAGGCCGTGGCACAGTAGTTTGGAAGAAGAAATACACAATGTAGCATATTATCATCCCCAAAATTATGGTAAACAGCACTTTATAATAGACTTTTCTGCTTTTAAAGCAAAAAAATATCAATGATATAATTATAAAAGGATACCACATCCAATAAGCAATAATAAATTGTTTTACAAAAGGAACACGCCTATCTACATTCATCACCAGCATATAGTATCCTCTTGATGAATTATCTAGTAGTCCATAAGCTATATTTATAATTGGTATGGCAATCATCAGACTTAAATACAGCATATTTTTTCTAAAATTTTTTATTACATTCTCCATATTAAAATTCTCCAATATAAATGTCTTTTAAATTATAGTATATACCCAATTTATATTTTAGTTATAAAAAAACATATTGACAACAATTATAAAGAATTGTATTCTTAGGTGGTAGCAAATCATATTATTAAAAAGGAGGCAGTAAGATGTCAACGAAAATTTTATTTGGCAAAGATTTTGAATCAGCTTTTAAAAACATACTTCAGCCCTGTCTCTATATTAATTTCATCAGGTATATTGATAGTTAATTATGTGTCATGGGTTGTACATTAATCCATGACCTTTTTAAATTAAAATATAAACGGGATTTAATCGTCCTGTAAACTTATTTTTAGATCATGGTCAGCCAGGGTCTTTTATTTTGCAATATTTTATTAACAAAGGGGGATACCAAATGAAACAAATTTTCAGATATGTATTTAATTACAAAGGTCTTGTAATACTGCCTTCTGCAGCAATGGCAGTTGCAATTTTTTTAGATATGATAAATCCATATCTTCAAAGTAAAATAGTGGATAAGGTATTTATAGAAAAAAATTTTGATCTCCTCTTCCCTATACTGACAGGCTTTGTCATAATAGCAGTATCCAGGGCTGTATTGGGATACGTAAAAGAATACATATTCGATGTTCTTTCTTCAAAAGTCAGTATTGATATGAAAAAAGATCTATTTGACCACATCCAAAGTCTTCAATTTAGTTACTTTGACAACATAAATACAGGAGAACTGATGTCCAGAATAGGTGAGGACATAGACAATGTCTGGAGAAGCATTTCCTTTGGAATAAGATTATTTATTGAAAATATAATATATTTTGTAACAACTTCTGTAATCCTGTTATTCCTAAATTGGAAATTAGCTCTGATATGCCTTATAGGTATGCCTCCAATAGCTTGTCTCGCCTTGAAATTTGAAAGAAAAATATCACAATCCTACAGTAAATTGAGCGATCAGGGAGTTATATTAAATACCAGCGCCCAGGAGAATATTGCAGGTGTGAGACTGGTGAAGGCCTTTGCCAGAGAAAAATATGAAATAGCAAAATTTTTAAAATTCAACAGAGAAAATTTTGATCTCAGTATGGAGCAAAATAAGATAATAGCTGATTATTTTCCTCCCATAGATTTTTTAACAAACATGTGCATAGTACTCCTAATTGCTGCAGGCGGTATTTTCGTAATGAAGGATAGCATGACAATAGGTACCCTGGTGGCATTTAGCGGGTATATCTGGATGCTAATAACTCCTATGCAAATGCTTGGATGGCTTGTAAACTTAATATCACAAGCTGATGCGTCGGCCAAAAAAGTAGTGAAAATAATGAATATTTACCCGGAAATCAAAGATTGTGAAAATCCACTGAGACTCAGTAACATACTTGGGAACATAAAATTTGAAAATGTATATTTCAAATACAAGGATGAATATGTACTTGAAAATATAAATATTGAAATCAAACCGGGAAGTACAACAGCCATTATGGGAACTACAGGTTCAGGCAAATCATCAATTGTAAATCTTATTGGAAGGTATTACGATACGACAAATGGTACTGTTTATATAGACGGCCATGATGTAAGAAAAATAAATCTCAAGGATTTACGCAGTAAAATAGCAGTTGTTTCACAGGATACTTTTCTATTCTCGGAAAGCATTAAAGAGAATATAAGTTTGGGAAACAACAACTACTCGCTTGAGGAAATAAAAAAAGCTTGTGAACTGTCCTGTGCAGACGAATTTATAGAAAAGCTGGATCAAAAATACGATACCGTTATTGGAGAACGTGGTATCGGACTCTCCGGGGGGCAAAAGCAGCGTCTTTCCATTGCCAGAGCCATTATAAGGAACTCAAGCATACTAATACTGGATGATGCCACTTCCGCACTTGACATGGAAACTGAGTACAATCTTCTAAAGAATCTTGGTAATACTCATAAAAATACTACTAAAATAATAATAGCTCACAGAATTTCAGCAGTAAAAAATGCAGACATGATAATCTGCCTGGAAAACGGTCATATAGCAGAGAGCGGCAGTCATGACGAACTTCTCGCAAGAAAAGGCAGATATTATGAGATATACGAAGAGCAATTTAAGGACTTCAATCCAAACTTCTCAAAGGAGGAATGTTGCAATGGCAATAAATACAGTAAAGCAGGACGAGAATCTTAAAAAACTTTCTAACTTTGAGATAGGAAGGCGACTGCTTTCATATTTAAACTCCTATAAATCCCAGGTATTGATAGTGCTTGTACTATTAATATTCGTAATGGCTGTAAACCTGATGAATCCATACCTCTTGAAGGTAGCTGTAGATAAGAATATATCCAATAGTGACATAAATGGGTTAATTAAAATAGGTTTCGCCATGGTCATATTGAATTTTTTGTCCATGCTTGCTTCCCGGCTTAGAATATTGAAGATGTCTTCTGTTACAAACAATATACTGCTGAATATACGTCATAATTTATATTCCCATATTCAAAAGCTGTCCTTTTCTTTTTTTGATGAAAGACCTGTAGGTAAAATACTGGCAAGAATCATAGGTGACGTCAATTCACTTCAGGATTTATTCAACAACAGTGTAACTAATTTTATACCTCAGATACTTACCATAATCTGCGTGGGTGTAATGATGTTCTATTTAAATGCGAAGCTTGCACTAGCCTCTATAATGCTTCTGCCTCTGCTTGCCCTTCTTATGTTCATGATCCAGATATTATCCAGAAGGCGATGGCAGACTTATAGGAAAAAGCGTTCCAATTTCAATGCCTATACTCACGAGGATTTTTCCGGCATAAAAGTGGTACAGTCTTTTGCAGCGGAAGAGAAAACTTCCTCCACATTTTTTATTCTGGTAAAAGATATGATGGATTCGTTTATAAATGCGGTTAGACTGAATGATTTATTTTGGCCTCTTGTTGATATATGCTGGGGTTTTGGTATGGTAATACTTTATTGGTACAGCAGCAAATTAATTTCGGAAGGCAGCCTGACCATAGGTACTATCATGGCATTTGGTATGTACATAGGTATGTTCTGGAGACCTATTCTGGAAATAAGCAATTTTTATAATACACTAATAATGAATTTCGCCGCAGCCGAACGCATTTTTGAAATAATGGATGTAAAGCCTGATATATCAAATTCTATAAATTCCGTTGAAATGCCTGAAATAAAGGGTCAGGTTGAATTTAGAAATGTTTCATTTGAATATGAAAACGGAGAAACTGTACTTGATCATGTAAGTTTCAAGGTTAATGCAGGTGAAACTATTGCTTTAGTAGGACCTACCGGTTCCGGCAAAACTACAATAGTAAATCTCATAAGCCGTTTCTATGATACAAAAAGTGGCTGCGTCCTAATAGATGGCAAAAATGTAAAGGACGTAGAAATCGAATCTCTCAGAAATCAGATGGGCATAATGCTTCAGGATACATTTCTTTTTTCATCAACTATAAAGGAAAATATAGAATACGGTAAAATTGGGGCTTCAAATGAAGAGATAATTGCAGCTTCCAGAGCTGTAACCGCACATGATTTCATAATGAAACTTGGAAATGGCTACAATACGAAAATAAATGAGAGGGGTTCACGCCTCTCTGTAGGTCAGAGACAGCTTATTTCCTTTGCAAGAGCTCTTCTTGCCGATCCAAAAATACTTGTACTCGACGAGGCAACTTCAAATATAGATACTGAAACAGAAAAACTTGTCCAGAATGGGATTCAAAAGCTGCTTCATGGAAGAACATCCTTCGTTATAGCCCATAGATTGTCAACTATAAGGAACTGCGACAGAATATTGGTAGTTGACAAAGGTAAAATAGCTGAATGTGGAAATCACCAGGAGCTCATGAAAATGAAAGGAATATATTACAATCTGTATATATCTCAATATAAATTTTTAAAAGATTGATTGAAAAACAGCTGTCCCTTAAAACTTGGGACAGCTGTTTTTCAAGCTTTATTCTATATCTTCTCTATATTTCTTCTCTCCGGCTTTTTATTTTTTATCTTCTTTCTTCTCTTCTCAAGTTCTTCCTCTATTTCTTCCAGAGTTATATCCTGGTTTACCATAAGTACAAGCATGTGGTATATAAGATCACATATTTCTGGAATTTCCTCATCTTTTTTTCCATTTTTACTTGCAATTATAACTTCAGTTGACTCTTCTCCAACCTTTTTCAAGATCTTGTCTATCCCTTTTGCAAATAGATAATTTGTATAGGAATCCTCTACAGGATTTTTCTTTCTATCCTCTATCAACTTGTAAAGTTCTTCAATAACACTTTTAATTTCCATGAGTATCCGTATCCTCCTTCAGTTTACATTTATCAATTATCTCTTGTCAATTGATTGAAAAAGCAGCTCCTGCTTCCTGTATGGCAGGCTGCTCCTATTTGATCCACCTTTATTAAAAGTGTATCATAATCACAGTCCACAGCTATACTCTTCACATGTTGAAAATGTCCTGAAGTGGCTCCCTTGTTCCAGTATTCCTGCCTTGATCTGCTCCAGAACCAGGTAGTACCGGTTTCTATAGTCCTTTTAAGTGATTCTTCATTCATATAGGCAAGCATGAGTACCTGGTTATTTTCAAAATCCTGAACTACTGCAGGAATAAGTCCGCCTCTAAAATCAACCTTTTCAAGCAGCTTGCCGTCATAATTTAGTTTGGGCATATTCTGTACCTCCCTATAACCTGACCGGTATATTTTTTTTATAAAGATATTGTTTTACTTCTTTTATGGTAAGTTCTCCATAGTGGAAAAGTGATGCAACTAATGCCGCGTCTGCACCGGTATCTTCAAAAACGTCATAAAAATCTCTCAATGAACCACAGCCTCCTGAGGCAATTACAGGAATATTGACCAAATCTGAAACTGCATTTGTTACAGGTATATCATACCCTTCCTTCGTACCATCTGCATCCATGCTTGTAAGAAGAATCTCACCCGCTCCAAGTTCTTCAACCTTTCTGGCCCATTGGAGTGCATCAAGCCCGGTATCTATTCTTCCACCATTTATGACTACATTCCAGCCGCTCTTGTCCTTTCTCATTCTGGCATCAATGGCAACTACTACGCATTGACTTCCAAATCTATCTGCCGCCCTTGTTATTAAATCAGGATCTCTGATAGCCGCTGAATTAACCGATATTTTATCTGCTCCCGCCCTCAAAATATTTTTGAAGTCATCAAGGTTTCTTATTCCGCCACCTACAGTAAGTGGTATAAACACCTGTTCTGCAGTCCTTCTCACTACATCTATCATGGTCCTGCGTTTTTCATGAGTTGCAGTTATGTCCAGGAAAACTATCTCGTCTGCCCCATGAGAATTATATACTTTTGCTATTTCAACAGGATCGCCCACATCCTTCAAATTCACAAAATTTATTCCCTTCACAACCCTTCCCATATTTACATCCAGGCATGGAATTATTCTTTTTGTAAGCAATTTTTTCACTTCCTATCCATTATTTGCTCAAGTGCCGATATAAAAAATTTCATATCTTCTTCTGAACCTATACTGACTCTAAGATAATTATCTATTTTGTCCTTGTTGAAATATCTTACAAGAACACCTTTCTTCCTCAATTCTTTAAAAAGTACCTCAGCTGTATAAAGCGGGTGGTTTATAAAAATAAAATTGGCTTTTGAAGGTATAACCTTGAATCCAAGTTTATTGAGTTTAACTGTAACCTTTTCTCTCGTATTCATTATACGTACTGTACATTTTTTAAAATATGCATCATCCTCTATGGCAGACACCGCCGCTGCATTGGCTATTCTGTCCACTGTATAGGAATTGAAGGAATTCTTTATTCTATTCAATCCATCTATGAGCTCTTCCTGTCCCATGGCAAAACCCACACGGATTCCTGCAAGTGAACGTGATTTGGATAATGTCTGAACTACAAGGAGATTTTTATAATCCTTTATAAGTCCAACTACTGAATCACATCCAAAATCAACATAGGCTTCATCGATTATTACAACTTTGCTTGAATTATAATCAAGTATTTTCTTTATTGAATCCACATCAAGACATCTTCCCGTAGGAGCATTTGGATTTGGAATTACTATACCTCCATTTTCAGAAAGAAATCTATTTACCGGAATGGAAAAATCCTCATTCAGTTCTGCAAGTTTGTATTTTATATTGTACAATGATGCGTACACAGGATAGAAGCTATAACTTATGTCCGGAAAAATTATAGTTTCATCGGTATTGAAAAATGTAAGAAATGACATTGCCAGTACCTCATCGGAACCATTTCCAACAAAAACTTGATTTTTATTCAGTCCATAGTATTCTGCAATAGTCTCTCTAAGCACATCACAATCCGGATCCGGATAGAGTCTCAAATCTCCATTTGCCGTATTCTTTATTGTTTCAATAACTTTCGGCGATGGTGGATATGGATTTTCATTGGTATTCAATTTTACATATTTTTTGTCTTTAGGCTGTTCCCCGCATACATATGGCTCCACACTTTTTGTAAGTTTGCTCCAATATATACTCATAATCGGTTCACACCTCCCATGTATAATCTTTTTATCTGCATAATTCTATCGCTTCCTTTAAATCTATGTTTCCCGAATATATAGCTTTGCCTGTAATAACACCATAAATTCCCATTTCACTTATATGCTTCAAGTCATCTATATTTTTAATTCCACCTGAGGCTATTATATTGCACCCCACGTTATCATTGATTTCGGAAAGTTGTTCAATATTCGGACCCTGCAGCGTTCCATCCTTGCTTATATCTGTAAATATAATGGTTTTGATCCCTATGTTCTCCATCTGCCTTGCGAAATCTATGTAATCCACACTGCTTACATCGAGCCATCCATTTACAGCAACTTTTTTATCCTTTGCATCTATGCCTACAGCTATCTTGTCTCCATGTCTTTTCACTGCTTTCTTTACAAAATCCGGGTTTTTCAGTGCTGCAGTTCCAAGTATTACCCTTGACACTCCACCTTCAACAAGCATATCTACAGTTTCCATGTCCCTTATTCCACCGCCGAGTTCTACTGGAATTCCTACAGTTTTAACTATATTTAATATGACATCCAAATTTTTTATTTTTCCATTTAGTGCCCCATCCAGATCCACCATGTGAATATATTCTGCCCCAACTCTTCTAAATTCCAATGCCACCTTCAATGGATCTTCTCCTACGACTTCCGATTTTTCAAACTTTCCCTGATACAATCTTACACATTTGCCATCTCTTAAATCTATAGCTGGAAGTATTATCATTTTATCAGCTCCCAAAAATTTTTTAACATCTGCATGCCAGGTTCTCCGCTCTTTTCAGGATGGAATTGAAGCCCATATACATTTCCCTTGCTCACTACTGCAGGAGTATCTATGCCATAAATGCTGTGGGCATTCAGTATTCCTTCCTCCTCAATTGCAGCATAGTAAGAATGTACAAAATATACATAGCTTCCTTCCTTGACATTTCTCAGTATCTTGCATGGGTTGTCAATTACAAGATTGTTCCATCCCATATGCGGTATTTTCAAATCCACTTCCAATTTTTTGATCTTTCCTTTTAGAAAACCAAACCCTTTTGTCGGTCTTACTTCTTCACTTTCTTCAAACAGCAGCTGCATTCCAAGGCATATTCCCATAAGCGGTATTCCAGCTTCCACTGCTCTTTTCAAAACACCGTCTATACCCAATTTCTTTATATTTTCCATGGCATCCGGGAAAGCCCCTACTCCAGGAAGAATTATCCCCGAGCTTTTTAATATTCTATCCCTGTCACCAGTTATCTCAGCTTCAGCACCTATGAACTCCAGAGCTTTTTGCACACTTCTCAAATTTCCCATTCCATAATCTATAATAGAAATCATTCCACAGCCCTCTTTTCATCTAATAAATTATTGCACTTATATTGTTCCCTTTGTAGACAATACACCCTTTATATCATCATCTATAGTATAGGCCTCTTTAAAAGCATGCCCAAATGCCTTGAACATTCCCTCTATGATATGATGGGTATTCTTACCGTAAAGTGACTTTACATGCAGTGTCATATCTGAATTAAATGCCAGTGCCCTGAAAAACTCCTCTACAAGTTCCGTATCCATTTCGCCTACCTTCTGGCTCTTCAGCTCACCTTCAAATACAAGATAGGGACGGCCGCTCAAGTCTATAGATGCCATCTCGAGACTCTCATCCATTGGAACAAAGAATGTACCATAGCGTCTTATATGTTTCTTGTCTCCAAGTGCACCTTTTATACACTTTCCAAGAACTATGCCCGTATCCTCAATTGTATGGTGAAAATCCACATTCAGGTCCCCCTCTGCCTTTACATTCAAGTCGACCATGCCATGCTTTGCTATCATGGTAAGCATATGATCGAAGAATCCTATTCCAGTATCGATATTATAGTTTCCTTCTCCATCTATATCCATATCAGCAGTTATATTTGTCTCCAAAGTATTTCGTGAAATCGAGAATTTCCTGTGATCTTTCAGTTCCATAAATTTCACCCCTCTAGTTTTTCCTTACATATATGGAATTTCTGTGGGCTGTAAGCCCTTCGTCTTCCGCTATGGTCATAATGCTGTCCGCCGCCTTTTGAAGCTCCTCTTTTGAATAATATATATAACTTGATTTCTTTACAAAGTCATCTACGGAAAGAGGTGAAAAAAATCTGGCCGTTCCGCTTGTAGGCAGCACATGATTGGGGCCTCCAAAGTAATCTCCAAGAGGTTCTGGACTATAGGACCCCA
Proteins encoded in this region:
- the hisC gene encoding histidinol-phosphate transaminase — protein: MSIYWSKLTKSVEPYVCGEQPKDKKYVKLNTNENPYPPSPKVIETIKNTANGDLRLYPDPDCDVLRETIAEYYGLNKNQVFVGNGSDEVLAMSFLTFFNTDETIIFPDISYSFYPVYASLYNIKYKLAELNEDFSIPVNRFLSENGGIVIPNPNAPTGRCLDVDSIKKILDYNSSKVVIIDEAYVDFGCDSVVGLIKDYKNLLVVQTLSKSRSLAGIRVGFAMGQEELIDGLNRIKNSFNSYTVDRIANAAAVSAIEDDAYFKKCTVRIMNTREKVTVKLNKLGFKVIPSKANFIFINHPLYTAEVLFKELRKKGVLVRYFNKDKIDNYLRVSIGSEEDMKFFISALEQIMDRK
- the hisE gene encoding phosphoribosyl-ATP diphosphatase — translated: MEIKSVIEELYKLIEDRKKNPVEDSYTNYLFAKGIDKILKKVGEESTEVIIASKNGKKDEEIPEICDLIYHMLVLMVNQDITLEEIEEELEKRRKKIKNKKPERRNIEKI
- a CDS encoding ABC transporter ATP-binding protein, yielding MKQIFRYVFNYKGLVILPSAAMAVAIFLDMINPYLQSKIVDKVFIEKNFDLLFPILTGFVIIAVSRAVLGYVKEYIFDVLSSKVSIDMKKDLFDHIQSLQFSYFDNINTGELMSRIGEDIDNVWRSISFGIRLFIENIIYFVTTSVILLFLNWKLALICLIGMPPIACLALKFERKISQSYSKLSDQGVILNTSAQENIAGVRLVKAFAREKYEIAKFLKFNRENFDLSMEQNKIIADYFPPIDFLTNMCIVLLIAAGGIFVMKDSMTIGTLVAFSGYIWMLITPMQMLGWLVNLISQADASAKKVVKIMNIYPEIKDCENPLRLSNILGNIKFENVYFKYKDEYVLENINIEIKPGSTTAIMGTTGSGKSSIVNLIGRYYDTTNGTVYIDGHDVRKINLKDLRSKIAVVSQDTFLFSESIKENISLGNNNYSLEEIKKACELSCADEFIEKLDQKYDTVIGERGIGLSGGQKQRLSIARAIIRNSSILILDDATSALDMETEYNLLKNLGNTHKNTTKIIIAHRISAVKNADMIICLENGHIAESGSHDELLARKGRYYEIYEEQFKDFNPNFSKEECCNGNKYSKAGRES
- a CDS encoding phosphatase PAP2 family protein → MENVIKNFRKNMLYLSLMIAIPIINIAYGLLDNSSRGYYMLVMNVDRRVPFVKQFIIAYWMWYPFIIISLIFFCFKSRKVYYKVLFTIILGMIICYIVYFFFQTTVPRPAVYGSDILSDFVRDTYKIDKPFNCLPSIHVLTTYAVMRGSLELPYGQAKSKIFICVIGILIILSTQFVKQHVIMDLVTAVILGEMIYKYIARRLYWS
- the hisI gene encoding phosphoribosyl-AMP cyclohydrolase: MPKLNYDGKLLEKVDFRGGLIPAVVQDFENNQVLMLAYMNEESLKRTIETGTTWFWSRSRQEYWNKGATSGHFQHVKSIAVDCDYDTLLIKVDQIGAACHTGSRSCFFNQLTRDN
- a CDS encoding ABC transporter ATP-binding protein, which gives rise to MAINTVKQDENLKKLSNFEIGRRLLSYLNSYKSQVLIVLVLLIFVMAVNLMNPYLLKVAVDKNISNSDINGLIKIGFAMVILNFLSMLASRLRILKMSSVTNNILLNIRHNLYSHIQKLSFSFFDERPVGKILARIIGDVNSLQDLFNNSVTNFIPQILTIICVGVMMFYLNAKLALASIMLLPLLALLMFMIQILSRRRWQTYRKKRSNFNAYTHEDFSGIKVVQSFAAEEKTSSTFFILVKDMMDSFINAVRLNDLFWPLVDICWGFGMVILYWYSSKLISEGSLTIGTIMAFGMYIGMFWRPILEISNFYNTLIMNFAAAERIFEIMDVKPDISNSINSVEMPEIKGQVEFRNVSFEYENGETVLDHVSFKVNAGETIALVGPTGSGKTTIVNLISRFYDTKSGCVLIDGKNVKDVEIESLRNQMGIMLQDTFLFSSTIKENIEYGKIGASNEEIIAASRAVTAHDFIMKLGNGYNTKINERGSRLSVGQRQLISFARALLADPKILVLDEATSNIDTETEKLVQNGIQKLLHGRTSFVIAHRLSTIRNCDRILVVDKGKIAECGNHQELMKMKGIYYNLYISQYKFLKD
- the hisB gene encoding imidazoleglycerol-phosphate dehydratase HisB → MELKDHRKFSISRNTLETNITADMDIDGEGNYNIDTGIGFFDHMLTMIAKHGMVDLNVKAEGDLNVDFHHTIEDTGIVLGKCIKGALGDKKHIRRYGTFFVPMDESLEMASIDLSGRPYLVFEGELKSQKVGEMDTELVEEFFRALAFNSDMTLHVKSLYGKNTHHIIEGMFKAFGHAFKEAYTIDDDIKGVLSTKGTI
- the hisH gene encoding imidazole glycerol phosphate synthase subunit HisH — encoded protein: MISIIDYGMGNLRSVQKALEFIGAEAEITGDRDRILKSSGIILPGVGAFPDAMENIKKLGIDGVLKRAVEAGIPLMGICLGMQLLFEESEEVRPTKGFGFLKGKIKKLEVDLKIPHMGWNNLVIDNPCKILRNVKEGSYVYFVHSYYAAIEEEGILNAHSIYGIDTPAVVSKGNVYGLQFHPEKSGEPGMQMLKNFWELIK
- the hisA gene encoding 1-(5-phosphoribosyl)-5-[(5-phosphoribosylamino)methylideneamino]imidazole-4-carboxamide isomerase; this translates as MIILPAIDLRDGKCVRLYQGKFEKSEVVGEDPLKVALEFRRVGAEYIHMVDLDGALNGKIKNLDVILNIVKTVGIPVELGGGIRDMETVDMLVEGGVSRVILGTAALKNPDFVKKAVKRHGDKIAVGIDAKDKKVAVNGWLDVSSVDYIDFARQMENIGIKTIIFTDISKDGTLQGPNIEQLSEINDNVGCNIIASGGIKNIDDLKHISEMGIYGVITGKAIYSGNIDLKEAIELCR
- the hisF gene encoding imidazole glycerol phosphate synthase subunit HisF encodes the protein MLTKRIIPCLDVNMGRVVKGINFVNLKDVGDPVEIAKVYNSHGADEIVFLDITATHEKRRTMIDVVRRTAEQVFIPLTVGGGIRNLDDFKNILRAGADKISVNSAAIRDPDLITRAADRFGSQCVVVAIDARMRKDKSGWNVVINGGRIDTGLDALQWARKVEELGAGEILLTSMDADGTKEGYDIPVTNAVSDLVNIPVIASGGCGSLRDFYDVFEDTGADAALVASLFHYGELTIKEVKQYLYKKNIPVRL